A region of Flavobacteriales bacterium DNA encodes the following proteins:
- a CDS encoding AAA family ATPase, which translates to MHNLFFNSLLANFKHKPTKNQQKVIGELVDFAFSTIKKHTFVLKGYAGTGKTSIIGALVKTLPEFNFTPVLLAPTGRAAKVLSNYSNQPAYTIHKMIYQLRSGGDGYTRFSIKENKFQNAIFLVDEASMIGDGAGLTSVSWGESKSLLDDLLSYVYSGINCKLILIGDVAQLPPVGMDVSPALDEDFLYQSYQLNLEFFELNEVVRQTKNSGILNLATSIRGKISNNNYQLPLLETNEKYKDVIKITGVELEDALSDAYSKYGEENCMVICRSNKRANIFNLQIRARIKWLEDEIASGDYLMVVKNNYFWLEDSSKAGFIANGDIVEILRIRGEEELYGFRFVNVMVRMIDYPNEPDLEVKILLESILSESSSLSPTRFKELYEAVSEEYSYEPNRKKRNELIRQNPYYQALQVKFANAVTCHKSQGGQWDVVFVEQGYLTEEMINMEYLRWLYTAITRAKKELYLVNFNEEFFC; encoded by the coding sequence ATGCACAACTTATTTTTTAATTCACTTCTTGCCAATTTTAAGCACAAGCCAACCAAAAATCAGCAAAAGGTTATTGGCGAATTAGTTGATTTTGCATTTTCGACCATTAAAAAACACACGTTTGTGCTAAAGGGTTATGCTGGTACAGGTAAAACGTCTATCATTGGAGCTTTGGTAAAAACATTGCCGGAGTTTAATTTTACGCCAGTCTTGCTAGCTCCAACAGGAAGAGCAGCTAAGGTGCTATCTAATTATTCGAATCAACCAGCTTACACCATTCATAAAATGATTTACCAGTTGCGTTCTGGTGGTGATGGTTATACTCGGTTTTCAATAAAAGAAAATAAGTTTCAAAATGCTATTTTTTTGGTTGATGAAGCTTCTATGATAGGTGATGGGGCAGGGTTAACATCAGTAAGTTGGGGCGAAAGCAAAAGTTTGTTGGACGATTTACTGAGTTATGTCTATTCGGGTATCAATTGTAAGTTAATTTTAATTGGTGATGTGGCTCAGTTACCGCCTGTTGGTATGGATGTGAGTCCTGCATTGGATGAAGATTTCTTGTATCAATCGTACCAATTGAATTTAGAATTTTTCGAATTGAATGAAGTGGTTCGTCAAACTAAAAATTCGGGTATATTAAATTTAGCAACTTCTATACGAGGTAAAATTTCAAACAACAATTACCAACTACCTTTATTGGAGACTAACGAGAAGTATAAAGATGTTATTAAAATCACTGGAGTTGAATTAGAAGATGCTTTAAGCGATGCTTACTCGAAATATGGTGAGGAAAACTGTATGGTAATTTGCAGAAGTAATAAGCGAGCAAATATTTTTAATTTACAAATACGTGCAAGAATTAAATGGCTGGAAGATGAAATCGCTTCTGGCGATTATTTGATGGTAGTAAAAAACAATTATTTCTGGCTAGAAGATTCTTCAAAAGCTGGATTTATTGCTAACGGTGATATTGTTGAAATATTACGAATTAGGGGGGAGGAAGAGCTGTACGGTTTCCGTTTTGTAAATGTAATGGTAAGAATGATTGATTACCCCAATGAGCCAGATTTAGAGGTAAAAATATTATTGGAAAGTATTTTGTCTGAGTCATCTTCCCTTTCGCCGACACGATTTAAAGAACTGTACGAAGCTGTTTCTGAAGAATATAGTTATGAACCTAATCGTAAAAAACGTAATGAATTGATTCGTCAAAACCCTTATTACCAAGCGTTACAAGTAAAATTTGCTAATGCGGTTACTTGCCACAAATCGCAAGGTGGACAATGGGACGTGGTATTTGTTGAGCAAGGGTACTTAACCGAAGAAATGATTAATATGGAGTATTTGCGTTGGTTATATACTGCAATTACTAGAGCTAAAAAAGAGCTTTATTTGGTAAATTTTAACGAAGAGTTTTTTTGTTAA
- a CDS encoding MATE family efflux transporter has protein sequence MSNIITYKSIWKIAFPIIISGIAQNVVNVTDTAFLGQVSNAALGAAGNAGIFYFVMIITGMGFTTGAQIIIARRNGEKNYSQIGRVLDHTFYFIIPFAFLLFFLVQIFSANFFDLITQSENIKTLANEYINTRMWGVLFAFLNFAFIAFYVGITKTRILSYVTILMMLINVVLDYILIFGHFGFEPMGVKGAALASVISELFAFVFIVVYTLKNIDLTQYNLFKFQAFNFDIFKRLFNVSSPIMLQNFMSLSSWFIFFMIIEKMGETELAISHIVRSIYMVLMIPLFGFSNATNSLVSNLIGEGRSNEVFTLIKKIIFMSLGFTFVLSAISYFIPEFLVSFYTNNPELISQTTSTLHVINFTMFFFCISFILFNGVTGTGNTKTSMLIEGTNIAIYISSAYYIAITLQSSLPVVWASEFIYFGFLGLFSFLYLKFGNWTKKEI, from the coding sequence ATGTCAAACATCATTACATACAAATCCATCTGGAAAATTGCTTTTCCAATCATTATTAGTGGTATTGCCCAAAATGTAGTTAATGTTACCGATACTGCATTTTTAGGCCAAGTTAGTAATGCTGCTTTAGGAGCTGCAGGTAATGCTGGTATTTTTTATTTTGTAATGATAATTACGGGGATGGGGTTTACCACAGGTGCACAAATTATTATTGCCCGTAGAAATGGTGAGAAAAATTATTCGCAAATTGGTCGTGTGCTCGACCATACCTTTTATTTTATTATACCTTTTGCATTTCTTTTATTTTTTCTTGTTCAAATTTTTTCAGCCAATTTTTTCGACCTCATTACCCAATCTGAAAACATTAAAACACTCGCCAACGAATATATTAATACTCGAATGTGGGGTGTGTTGTTTGCCTTTTTAAATTTTGCGTTTATTGCATTTTATGTAGGCATTACCAAAACCCGAATTTTAAGTTATGTTACCATTTTAATGATGTTAATAAATGTAGTGTTAGATTACATTTTAATATTTGGTCATTTTGGTTTTGAACCTATGGGAGTTAAAGGAGCGGCTTTAGCATCAGTAATATCCGAACTTTTTGCTTTTGTGTTTATTGTTGTTTACACCTTAAAGAACATTGATTTGACACAATACAATTTATTCAAGTTTCAGGCTTTCAATTTCGATATTTTTAAACGACTATTTAATGTAAGTAGCCCCATTATGCTACAAAACTTTATGTCGTTAAGCTCGTGGTTTATCTTTTTTATGATTATTGAAAAAATGGGCGAAACCGAACTAGCCATTTCACACATTGTTAGAAGCATTTACATGGTTTTAATGATTCCGTTATTTGGTTTTAGCAATGCTACCAACTCGCTTGTAAGTAACTTAATTGGTGAAGGCAGAAGCAATGAAGTGTTTACCTTAATTAAAAAAATAATATTCATGAGCTTAGGTTTTACGTTTGTGTTATCAGCCATAAGCTATTTTATACCAGAATTTTTAGTGAGTTTTTACACCAATAATCCCGAACTCATTTCGCAGACTACCAGCACCTTGCATGTTATTAATTTTACCATGTTTTTCTTTTGCATTTCCTTTATCTTATTTAATGGTGTAACAGGCACAGGAAACACCAAAACTTCCATGCTAATTGAAGGAACCAATATTGCCATTTACATCAGTTCGGCATATTACATCGCTATTACTTTGCAATCGAGTTTACCTGTGGTTTGGGCTTCCGAATTTATCTATTTTGGGTTTTTAGGCTTGTTCTCTTTTCTCTATTTAAAATTTGGGAATTGGACTAAAAAAGAAATATAA
- a CDS encoding DUF916 domain-containing protein yields MGRIITFLTFFIFGYFTVVAQTDSTASTAPETKPATENSTSTDDSPKDFQTKGISVSPAHFHLTQKPGEVKTYKINVKNDTETAKRFKVNIYDFDMNGKGKSSFMSPGKGKYSLSRWLNISPTFIELQPGEHKEVKFTVSVPDNEDGNKSAWSIIMVEQEEPRKKLEPPSKSDNTVALGVIPTFAFGVFVYQNPPNVITDNVEITNFSYSEKDTTKIIAIEAANKGNGIAYCTSYIDLTNLNTGTQKRLTVKTFTILPELIRDFVFTLPKNLEKGNYLAIGVLDYENSEEIQAAKLNFEIK; encoded by the coding sequence ATGGGTAGGATTATTACTTTTTTAACATTTTTCATTTTTGGATATTTTACTGTTGTAGCTCAAACAGATTCTACTGCTAGTACAGCACCTGAAACTAAACCTGCAACAGAAAATTCAACCTCAACAGATGATTCTCCTAAGGATTTTCAAACCAAAGGAATATCGGTTTCACCAGCACATTTTCATTTAACTCAAAAACCAGGTGAAGTTAAAACCTATAAGATAAATGTTAAAAATGATACTGAAACTGCAAAACGATTCAAAGTAAACATTTACGATTTTGATATGAATGGTAAAGGGAAAAGTAGCTTTATGTCTCCTGGTAAAGGGAAATACTCATTATCGAGATGGCTGAACATTTCACCAACATTTATTGAACTACAACCTGGAGAGCACAAAGAGGTTAAATTTACCGTTAGTGTCCCCGATAATGAAGATGGAAATAAGTCGGCATGGAGTATAATAATGGTTGAACAAGAAGAACCTAGAAAAAAACTTGAGCCACCATCAAAATCTGACAATACAGTTGCTCTTGGAGTAATACCAACATTTGCTTTTGGAGTTTTTGTATATCAAAATCCACCAAATGTTATTACTGATAACGTTGAAATTACTAACTTTAGTTATAGCGAAAAAGACACTACAAAAATTATCGCCATTGAAGCCGCCAATAAAGGAAATGGAATTGCATATTGTACTTCATATATTGATTTAACAAACCTTAATACTGGAACACAAAAACGCTTAACAGTTAAAACTTTCACGATACTTCCTGAACTAATTCGTGACTTTGTATTTACTCTACCTAAAAACTTAGAAAAAGGAAATTACTTGGCAATAGGAGTTTTAGACTACGAAAACTCTGAAGAAATTCAGGCAGCTAAATTAAATTTTGAAATAAAATAA
- a CDS encoding DUF3822 family protein → MASFQKHTSFFDKSFSDLKTSDYQLFLQVSKNGLSYTIFNPETNTFIGIESYMFNDIYNDYSLLSPLLALLNQTTLLQKKFKKIVVSYVNNRVTLIPKPIFQANNLKVYHQFNFAQQDEDIFKSDFLINLSAYNVYSIPDYIVNAFNNLSNVVFHHFSTALIESSLLLAKKSKTPVIVEVHVLPNSFQITVVKNQQLELYNTFNYQTSEDFIYYLLFVLNQLNIKNDETTIRLTGEVDKNSAIYDMLFKYIKTIEFCELPNDLNYSYVFEQTQKHYHYALFNLYLCE, encoded by the coding sequence ATGGCAAGTTTTCAGAAACATACTTCATTTTTTGATAAATCATTTTCCGATTTAAAAACGTCCGATTACCAATTGTTTTTACAAGTAAGTAAAAATGGATTAAGTTATACCATTTTTAACCCTGAAACCAATACTTTTATTGGCATAGAGAGCTATATGTTTAACGACATTTATAACGATTACTCGTTGTTGTCGCCACTGCTAGCTTTATTAAACCAAACGACTTTACTTCAAAAAAAATTTAAAAAAATAGTCGTTTCATACGTAAACAATAGAGTTACGTTAATACCAAAACCCATCTTTCAAGCCAACAATTTAAAAGTTTACCACCAATTTAATTTTGCTCAGCAAGACGAAGACATTTTTAAAAGTGATTTTTTAATCAATCTTTCGGCTTACAATGTTTATAGTATTCCTGATTATATTGTAAATGCATTTAACAATTTATCTAACGTTGTATTTCATCACTTTTCAACGGCTTTAATCGAATCTTCATTACTACTTGCAAAAAAATCGAAAACACCTGTTATTGTTGAAGTACATGTGTTGCCCAATTCATTTCAAATTACGGTTGTAAAAAACCAACAACTTGAATTGTATAATACATTTAACTATCAAACTAGTGAAGATTTTATTTATTATTTGCTGTTTGTGTTAAATCAATTAAACATTAAAAACGATGAAACTACCATTCGTTTAACTGGCGAAGTGGATAAAAATTCTGCTATTTACGATATGCTTTTCAAATACATCAAAACCATTGAGTTTTGCGAGCTGCCAAACGACTTAAACTACAGCTATGTTTTTGAGCAAACTCAAAAACATTACCATTATGCACTTTTCAACTTGTACCTGTGCGAATAA
- a CDS encoding M48 family metalloprotease — protein sequence MKNKHIGLLVLLITLSAFTLVKGQKLFPDTLPNTLPDRFRIVLDMDSVSFYTKHKKEAKANLDNSLLYLNQFSKKDIFESGTIAYNYEIIENYLNEIVKKITPKELIEKYNIHVYPSKETEINAYAMYDGSIMFNIHNFIYLNNEAEVAHILAHEVGHQIQEYNATDEWLAYMNSGIFSDKKRKFEKASQNAEIDADYKAAIMLTASGYNNEAGISVEELFLKLETNLKNYKGYHSRNYLKTHPPSKNRLDSLKTWIIDLNGGSNYLVDSILFNKIKDESRLHSLKYSLETHNYFNCLEIAFEGYLAEGKENYAYYIAESGRRLLYTNKLKINNIMFSNYYKGMVDKNFIDIINKKIYLTPASDSIISYLKNQRLYVTKNFFDFFFNVVTEENNKEILLTKGLYEYNKSKGKKTNYLNNYVLKNGTYSKFINELLNPIDYGELKALYVFNSITTINCSGKKPIKLFFLEKNLIHQFDSLARETFLKKCFVKNKEVKNANSHINSNLQETLFLKNLSNLLFIKIKPKHKLSILSPELGNYLCTNKYTSLQYDDFYYQTCVNTELSIALGILTGISPTPTLYQTKTIEYNKNKKIILGKIKLSAGHLTLSQYKIRLSNAILKSKHS from the coding sequence ATGAAAAATAAACATATCGGATTATTAGTGTTGTTAATCACATTATCAGCATTTACTTTAGTTAAAGGTCAAAAATTATTTCCTGATACACTTCCTAATACATTACCAGATAGATTTAGAATAGTATTAGATATGGATAGTGTTAGTTTTTACACAAAACATAAAAAAGAAGCTAAAGCGAATCTTGATAATAGTCTTTTATATTTAAATCAATTTTCAAAAAAAGATATTTTCGAAAGTGGCACAATAGCATATAACTATGAAATAATTGAAAATTATTTAAATGAAATTGTAAAAAAGATAACTCCAAAAGAACTTATCGAAAAATACAATATACATGTATATCCATCTAAAGAAACTGAAATAAATGCCTATGCAATGTATGATGGATCAATTATGTTTAACATACATAATTTTATCTACCTTAACAATGAAGCTGAAGTTGCTCATATATTGGCTCACGAAGTAGGTCATCAAATTCAAGAATATAATGCGACTGATGAATGGCTTGCATATATGAATTCAGGCATTTTTAGTGATAAAAAAAGAAAATTCGAAAAAGCAAGTCAAAATGCAGAAATAGATGCTGATTATAAAGCAGCCATAATGTTAACTGCTTCTGGTTATAATAATGAAGCAGGAATATCAGTAGAAGAGTTGTTTTTAAAACTTGAGACGAACTTAAAAAACTACAAAGGTTATCATTCAAGAAATTACTTAAAAACTCATCCACCATCAAAGAATAGATTGGACAGTTTAAAAACATGGATTATCGATTTAAATGGAGGGTCTAATTACCTAGTAGACAGCATCTTATTTAACAAAATTAAGGATGAATCTAGACTTCACTCACTAAAATACTCATTAGAAACTCATAATTATTTTAATTGTTTAGAAATTGCATTTGAAGGTTATTTGGCTGAAGGAAAAGAAAATTATGCATATTATATAGCTGAATCAGGGAGAAGACTTTTATACACTAATAAATTAAAAATAAACAACATCATGTTTTCAAACTACTATAAAGGCATGGTAGATAAAAACTTCATAGATATTATTAATAAAAAAATATATTTAACACCCGCAAGCGATAGTATCATTAGCTATTTAAAAAATCAACGATTATATGTGACAAAAAATTTCTTTGATTTCTTTTTTAACGTAGTGACTGAAGAGAATAATAAAGAAATACTCTTAACTAAAGGACTGTATGAATACAATAAGAGTAAAGGAAAAAAAACTAACTATTTAAATAATTATGTTTTAAAAAATGGAACATATTCAAAATTTATAAATGAATTACTAAATCCAATCGACTATGGGGAACTGAAAGCACTTTATGTTTTTAATTCCATAACTACAATAAATTGTTCTGGGAAAAAACCAATTAAATTATTTTTTTTAGAAAAAAATCTTATTCACCAATTTGACAGCTTAGCAAGAGAAACTTTTTTAAAAAAATGTTTCGTTAAAAATAAAGAAGTGAAAAATGCAAATAGCCACATAAATTCTAATCTTCAAGAAACATTATTTCTAAAGAACTTATCGAACTTATTATTTATAAAAATAAAACCTAAACATAAATTATCTATATTATCACCTGAATTAGGCAACTATTTATGCACAAACAAATATACATCTTTACAATATGATGATTTCTACTACCAAACTTGTGTTAATACAGAATTAAGTATTGCTTTAGGGATATTAACAGGTATTTCTCCGACACCAACATTATATCAAACTAAAACAATAGAATATAATAAAAATAAAAAAATTATTTTAGGAAAAATAAAACTTTCAGCAGGTCATTTAACTTTATCTCAATATAAAATAAGGTTATCTAATGCAATACTAAAAAGCAAACATTCGTAA
- the rsmD gene encoding 16S rRNA (guanine(966)-N(2))-methyltransferase RsmD, with product MRIISGSHKGKTIVAPKNLPVRPTTDFAKEALFNILENNFELDELHVLDLFSGTGNISYEFASRGAKTITSIDQNFNCYNFIKRTSKELNLSAIQVFKADVFKFLAKNAQQYDFIFADPPYDLKNINEIAQLVFDNTILKENGWLIVEHDKRTDLKNHPNYVQTRKYGNVNFSIFKNIP from the coding sequence GTGCGAATAATTTCAGGCTCACATAAAGGTAAAACAATTGTAGCTCCAAAGAATTTACCCGTTCGACCCACTACCGATTTTGCAAAAGAAGCTCTTTTTAATATTCTCGAAAATAATTTTGAGCTAGACGAATTGCATGTGCTGGATTTGTTTAGCGGAACAGGTAATATTAGTTACGAATTTGCTTCGAGAGGAGCAAAAACCATAACCTCAATCGATCAAAACTTCAATTGCTACAACTTTATTAAACGAACATCAAAAGAGTTGAACTTGTCTGCTATTCAAGTTTTTAAAGCTGATGTATTTAAATTTTTAGCGAAAAATGCTCAACAATACGATTTTATATTTGCCGACCCTCCTTACGATTTAAAAAACATTAACGAAATAGCCCAATTGGTTTTCGACAATACGATTTTAAAAGAAAATGGTTGGCTCATTGTTGAACATGATAAACGAACAGATTTAAAAAATCATCCCAATTACGTTCAAACCAGAAAATATGGCAACGTTAACTTTAGCATCTTTAAAAATATCCCTTAA